From Cygnus olor isolate bCygOlo1 chromosome 17, bCygOlo1.pri.v2, whole genome shotgun sequence:
TGGCTATGATTGCGCAGCACTTTCTATCTTAATAACCTGCTTGgcattgttttcagcttttctgagtctttttttttttttttaaccgtaTAGGTAAAATTTACTCATGCAACACATTTGCTGTGACCAGAACAAATCTGCTTCAGCAGAAATGGTTTTGATTTCAAGAATGAAGTTAGGGGAAATGttttatactgatttttatCAACATATTCTTGGGAACACGTTCCCAGGAATTGAAATTTGCCCGTAGTATTGACTTTCAGGTTCAGTGCACATTTTGCTATCTCCAAGGAAATGCGAGGCTGAGAAGgattttctgcagaagtgctCCTGACTGCTCTAATATTAAGGTCAGACTGAAGAGGAAGGCAATTCTCTTCATCTTTCCAGTGATCTGTTTGGTTTCATCCAAAAAGCTGCCTGCTTCAAGCTCGACGTGACTcaggagacaaagaaaaatgcttgagTCTGGAAGACCACAGCTGGCACACCCAAGCTGTCCTAGACATTGCTCCAACTCTGTCTTAAAATAACACAACGCAAATGCTTTCCTTCTTGTATGGAATACAGAGAGGTGCCTCTTCAAGGTTCTAACccaactgtttcttttctggtgGTCTTCCTAGTATTCTATAACTAAATCAAGGGACTCCTCCCCAGACACAGGCCcagcaaatgcaaaatattacaCTTACGTAGTTTTTAAACAAGGTAGTTGCTTGCTTTTCTAGCACTAGGAAGGCCCTTATTCTGGAAGTAGAATGCCTCTGCCTCTGTCCTGTAGTAGTTTTGCCATCTTCGGATGTTGGTGCCAAGGAGACCAAAGGAGCCAGTGAGCAGAAGAGGAAGATTGCAAATCTGGTGATTTCTGcattcaaatgaagaaaagaaaaaaaaagaatacaatgAGTACAGTCTCAGGCGTCTACGCCGTTTTTGCAAAACTTCCTGGTTCTTTGCAGCGTGGTAACTTTCTAAAGCAGAGAGACTTTGAGCGGCTGAGCTAATGACGAGCATCAACCAATGCAACCTTACGACACGGTTAAGTCGCACCCACCTGTCTGGCGTTTCATGGCGGGCTCAGGCAGCGGCTGGCTTGGCCGAAAGCTGGTGGGATGTCGGCGTTCAGGCTGCTTGGTGGCTGGAGTGCTGCGGCTGGGGACAGCCGAGCTGCGTTTAAGTACAGCGGGGTTTTGCGTCAGTGGCTCCCCCATGTTCTCCTGCAGATGATggtgtgggattttttttcttttttgaaagattACATCAAAAATTGGTTCAAATGCGTCGTCACTGATTGTGATCTAGCGTGCAGTTTCAAACTGACACAGATGGTGTCCCACATCATCTATTTGACTGGGAGTGCAGGACTCTTGGCTTAGCCATCCCATCTAAATCCCTGGGAGCTCCAAAATGTAGGACTTAGAACATgaattgtgttgtttttgttttgttttgttttgttttgttttgatttgttttttcccaagcaTGATGGAGCACGCAAGCACACACCTGAGTTGTTGAAGCCAGCAACCATCTCCTGCAGGGGCCAGTGTAAGAGTGGGCTAACGGTGGCAGTGGAAAACCCACGAGAGGCTTCCAGATGAGAGTATGTATCCCTCTGCTGGATCTCTGTAAGACCCCATCCCACTGGTGTAACACCCGGTGCACCCCATCAGCGGATGTCCAGGATCCACCTCCTCAGCTCTCGCCCTTCTAACTCTGCCAaacctgttttctctctgcccAGTTACCAAACGCAGGAGATTCTCATACAtagcaaaacagagaaaaaatactcCTAGGACTTAGAATTATTTGGGGGTATCACGGAGAGAGGTGTTTCTTTGTGCAGGGTGCTCTTTCAGACAATGGTGAGTACAGACAGCTCCTCAGGTAGAAGAACCGTGTTGAAGGAGCGCTTGTTTGGAATCACCGAAGAGCAGAGGGATGCAGCTGCTTAGAGCCCCACCATGCATTATGAGGTGCATGGATGAGGTGAGAATTTGCACATGTGGGAGCACGTTGGGCACCAGGCGCTGCCCATCGCCTTCCAGCCACCCCAGCTGGGTGCCACCAGAGAGGACAGACGAGGAACTGCCACCGGTGTTCCTCCCAGAGCCAGGAACACCCTGCCACCCATCACAGTGGAGGTCACTTCTGGGCTGTCCATGCCACTACAGCAGTACAGGAGAAGCTTTCAGCTCGGCTTTTCCCCAGAATAAAATTCAGCCGCTGGCAATGCTCTTTCAAAGAATTTCCAAAAGTTTGACTTCATTTTCTGCCGAACCGAGGGCAGCGGTTTGCCTGGTTATTCCACTTCGAGCCACGCCGCTATCTCTTGGCGTGTGCATGCTCCGCATATCCTTTCCTATCTGTGCAGCTGCAATAAGCTGCCGAGCTGATAAGGGAGCAGATCGGTATCCGTCCTGTAAAACCCAACGCGAGTGGAAGTTCAGTGTTCCACCACGCAACCACCAGACACCGCAGAGCATCTGCAATTTACTTGGTGAAGTTTTGCTGACACGAGCTGCTCTGCAAGCTCCCTAAAGTGGAATTTGTCACTATCACCTCCACACCTatcactggaaaaaacagataaaCCCCTGAGTGGGGAGACCTGAGTCTGACCTCAGACAGCGCTGGGGCTTTTGTCCCTGGGCTCAGCGACTTTTTCCAAGAGCGGGCGCTGGTACTTTTAGCTGTGAACTTTGTTTTCCGATGGCCTTGCGGTGCTGTGGCAGCGGTGCCCTCCGCACCAGCGATCGGGGTGCTTTTACAGCTAACTGAGCACACGACTGCTTCCTCCCTGAAACTCGAGCGGCTCTCAGGATGTAGATAAGTGAAATGGCaaatgctgtgctgcaggtACTTGGCCAGGCGACGGGGCTGATGCTGCACCTTGTAAATGCAGCCCACTCTTCCCCTGGTGGGGAGCAGCCTTCACATCCCAGGGGGAGACAGGTAAAAGCCTGGGATTATTCCCAGCCTGCAGTGCCATCCCACGCTCCCTTCACGGCCCCACAGAGCCAAGTCCCCAGGGCGTCGCGTCCCCGCCATCTCCTAGCGACAGGGACGGGTGCCAAGAGTCAGAGAATTCCTGGATGGCGGCGCCTGGCCCCCGCCGCCTCTCGGCTGCTTTTCGGGAGCACCTGCGGTGCCTGGGCCTGCGGGACTTCCCCTGCGGCCTTGGCAGCTGGgtaggggctggggggcacggtgggatggggagggctCCACAGGGGACAGGGGGTCTGCGGGGCGCTCActgcctctcccctctccctctctgcagaACAAGTCCCGCTTCAGTGCGCACACGAGCCCCTcggggcaggaggaggatgaggacCTGCCGCTGGGCGAGGAGAGCCCCGAggcactgctggagctgctgagagACCCACGCAGCCCCTGGGCCCTGCCGCCAGGCTGCGACCCCCAgaaccagcagctgcaggacgTGGCCGTGCAGGCGCCCCAGCTCGTCCATGGGACCCGCGTCCTCCAGGTCTTCAGGTCCCTGCGGATCGTCGGCAAAGACGTAAGTGCAGCTGCAAGCTGTTAAGGCAAGGGTGGGCTGGTGCCCACAGAGCTGGCCACCTCCAGgccaaaaaaacacatctgctgAGGGGGAAAACGTCCTGGGAAAAGCAGTTTCCCCAACCCGGGGTCTCCCCAGGTGCTGCTATTGCAGCAGGGGtcgagctgctggcagccccactCGGTGTGTTACACTAATCCGTGCTACACGTACGTCACATGGATCAACACCACATCTCTGCGTCACCTTGACCCACATGACACGAGGTGGTTCAATTGTCACGGTGGCCAAACACAGCTCTTTGTAGGTAGAGGAAGTCGACGAGGATCTGCTGCAGTTACAGCACCTGGAGGAGCTCATACTCTGTGCCAACCAGATCAGCAGGGTAACCTCGGCCAACCTGCCCCGGACTCTGAAGGTGGGTGAGCAGTGCCTTGTGACGGTGGGATGGGAAAAGAGGTCCCATGTGGGAACACTGCACAAGCTGAGCAGCTCGAGGGTGCGCCGGGAGCTGCTCGTTGCAAAGGGTGTTTGTTGCTCCCTCTGTCCTGGGCAGGTCCTGGAGCTCTGCTGCAACGCTGTGGCTGATCTGCAGGAGCTGTGCGCTCAGCCCCCTccgcagctgcagcacctggggCTGGGGTACAACAGGCTGTGCGGCCCCTCGCAGGACAAGTACCTCACTGCGGACTTCTGGTAATGCCACAGGCTGGCTGATGGGAGGTGGGCAGATGGGAACAGATGACCCCAAGCCACTGAGGTGCCCTGCATTAAGAAATTGCAGCCCGTCAGcagggttggtttttttctctgcctccaACACCCCATCAGTGCAGAGGGGCCTGTCTCGGTTTGCTGCCTTCTGTCTCACACTTTGGTGTGAGCTTGTTGGGGCAGGGACTGGCTTTGCTCTTCCCAGTCCTTGCTGGTAGTCTTGCCTGGGGAAGGTCCTAAAGCTTAGGCTGTATCACTGAATGATGTAGTGGGGTGATTAATGGATGCTtaagaaaaaaggttttgagTTATGGGGCAGACTGGCAATGGGCTATGTGAGATCACGCTATTGGATTCCCCACTTTCACCCAATTTGTGCCACTGCAGGTTGTGGTGCTGAGGAATcaggatttctgtttcttttcttgactCAGGGCAGTAGTGCCCTCAGCTGGACGTTGTTTGCCTACCCTTACTGCTGGATTCTCTCCTTTAGGCCAAATCTCATCTCCCTTGACCTGAGCTTTAACAACTTAACAGAGCTGCCGGGGCTGGtctcccagctctccagtctgcaGAAGCTCCGCGTCCTGGTGCTCCAAGGGAACCCTCTGGCTCTCGTTCCTGCTTACAGAGGCTTCGTCGTGGACAGCCTGCCCCAGCTGTCTGTCCTGGACGACATCCATGTAGGGCCCGACGAGAGGCACCAGTTCCACGGTTTGGCGAGGCAGCCAGGTGAGCCTTTGCCTTCAAACCTGTCAGTGCTGACCCCATGATTCAAGAGATGGTTTCATTGTGCTTGAGCTAGGAGTCCTTAGGGCTCACGCCACAGACAGGCAGGGGACCCTGCAGCAGCACGTTTATAGTTGAGGTGTTTTTAGCCTTAATCAGGTCCAAAGGTTGCAGGAACAACCCAACCCTGTCCCTGTAGCTCTGGCTTGGTGTCACGGCCTGCCCccatctttgttttccagacacAGTCTGGTTTCACACTGTGTGTTTCCTTCTTGAGCTGCTGAAAGAGGAACATCTCCGCTCAGGAAGATGCTGATGTGTGCTGCGGTGCCAGCACAAAGTGGTGCCCGCTCCGCAGTGTGGCACGTCCCAGGCTGGGACAAGGGCTGGGGACTGGGGGCACCTGGGCGAGGGAAGCCCCTCTTGGTGGCCCCCACTCAATGAATTTATGCACTGAGTGTGCTTTATTGAGTCGAAAATGTTAACCAGGGAGGCAAAGCAACCCGGCCAGATGTTTGCATGGCTTTGGAGTGACCCCATGTGGCTGTGGCTTGTCACAGCATTTGCAaagggtggcagggagggatgcCAGGTGGTGGGACTTGGCATCCAGGAGGTTTCCGCTTGTTCTTTGCCTTCCTTGCTCCTCAGCAGGATTGTCTTCCTTTTAGATCTGATAAGAAGTGAAGCACAAGTGGTTGTGAGCATTGGGAAAATCAAGGGAGTTCCCGATCCCAGCGCTCTCCAGGGACTGGAGGTTGGCTCCGAGGCACCAGTGATCACCTACAGCTACTGCGTGACCTACGAGTTTGCggagggagaggagatggaggaCGGTGGCAGCACTGAGGTTGGTGTTGAACTAAGCTCCTGAAAACAGGAGGCTCTGGCAGGCCACAGTGAGGGGGACTTCACCTTCAGGCTGCAGAGCAAGACAGTTCATAATGAACCCATCATGGGCAACAGTAAGCTAGGGACAGAATTCCTGTGTGGCCACATCTGGCAGCACTCACCTCTGCTGGCCACGTTCGCTGTCCCTCTCGGGAGTCCAACACTGCTCTGCACATGGGAGTGCATTTACGGCCCTCCTGCAGGTGCCACTGTGCAGCTTGCcttgctctgcccctgctcctgatGACCGGGATGGGCTGGGGAATGGGATTTCAGAGGCAGTGCTGCCCCTGGGCCTGATGCAGACACAGCCAGACATGCCTTGCCACAAGATTTCTCTCTGTTCCAGGTGACAAAAATTCATCAGAGTCCTGTGGTGGCCACCCTGGGTGCAGACAGCTCTGCATGGGACACGGGGGGAACAAAGGGCCAGCAGGAGTCTGCAGCCACGGAGGAGTCCACGGCACATGCTGGTAATGAGGAATTATAAATCCTCTATCCTACTGGCCAGGGCAGATTGATGACTTTTCCAGGAACGTGGTGGCATCGGTGCATCCCCGCAGcatcagctgcagctgggctcttACTGAGATTGATGGGTAATGAACTGGCACCAGTCTTGTCCTCTCCTCAGGAAGAAAAGGTcacctcaatttttttttccttcacagcacATTTGTTTGTCACCCCTGGAAAGCCCTGGGCAGACACCATTGACTGCAGCTACAGGAAGGAGCACACTGCCAAGGACTTAGTGGGGCTGAAGGACTACCTGGCGGCTGGAACAATCGTCTCAGTCGTGGAGGAGAAGGTGAGTGTGTGGCAGGGCCGGATGaaaagggcagggagggaaaatagctgctgggggggggggggcagcagtgGCACTGCACTCCCTGTAGGAGGCACTCTGGGATGGCGGTGGCCCCAGGCCAGGTCCTCGGGTGTCCCAGGCCCTGCAGTGCCAGCTCCTCTCTCCTGGCAGGTGCTCTCGTGGCCTGCTGATGCTGACTCAGAAGAAACTGCAGTAACAAACAAGAAGGCAGGACGGGGGATAAAGAAGGACAGTGCCAAGGTAggctgctgggagggaacaATGTCCAAACACCATCTGAGCTACAATAATAGTGATGGGGGAAGAAGGGACCTTCTCCTGTGCCAGTTTTGGGTGTCAGGGAGTATTCCCTCCATCCCAGACCTCCAGACAAATCCCTCTCTGCTgtgggaggaaggcagcagctgttttACACACCGCTCAGGCTGGATGCAGAGGTGGGCGAGTGGCTGGGCCCAGGTTACCTGCTGTCTGATCAAGGGGCCCCAACCCTCAGCTGACACTTATCCCATACCGGTGCTCTGCAGGGTCCTGTGCCCAGGgacaagcagaagcagaagcagcaggagaagaagaagaagaagaagccgTGTGAACTCCGCAGCGACCCACCCATTCAGAGGACCCTGGGCTCTGGGAGAGTGAGCCTGGAGGCCCTGCTGGCCGCTGAGGACCTGGTGGCAACTGTGTGTGACTTTGGGATCCTCATCACCAAGCAGCCACTGCAGCCACTGAGTCTGGAGGAGAAAGTGGTAAGGAGTGTGTCCCGGGGCAGGGCggtggggcagggctgctggggacagggttCAGCACATCCTGCCCTCCCCATCCATCCCTCAGTTCCCTCTCCAAAAAATGGGCAGAAATAGCCCTGCCGGAGCACCACCCACCGCTGCTGGCATCGTTATTTAATATTGGCATTAGCAGTAAGTGCTGCTACTTTTTATGGGCTAACGTTAAGAAAATAGGTGAGTTTATCGTAATTTCCCAGAATGTGAAAGCAGCCCCTCATGCTTCCACTGATCCTCTCTCAGCATGGCAGTGTGCACCAGCTGTCCTGACACTTTCTGTTTCCTGGggtctcttctcttctctggccagcccctctgctgtgctccCGCTTCCTGTCACTGCTTTCTTTGGCCTGTTAAATCCTGGTGTCAGAACCCAGGCGGTGATGACTGTCACGGGACTGAATGTGAGCACTGAATTTCAACACCGCCTGAGTGTGGAAACGTCTCTCTCCACAGGacaagaaaaaaggcaaagagaagagcaaaaaaacGAAAGCAGAAAGTCAGGCCAGCCGGAAAACCACAGCGTCTGCCAAAGGTGacagagggctggagctggctgggcaGAGAGCAGCGTGTGCGAGAGCAAACACCAGCGGTGCCCAGCCCGGAGGCAGCCGCAGGTCCCCCGCCACCCTGCCAGCTCCGCCGCGCAGGGCGCTTACTCACATCCTGAGCTTGGGGCTCTGAATGCTGCCATTGAGGCTGCGGGGGCTGTGAGGCCAGGCACACACCCCAATACACACGTCTCGGTGTGGGCAGCTGTCTGGGATCCGTAATAAGGTCTGGGATCTGTAATAAGGTCTGGGATCCGTAATAAGGTCCTCATCCATCTCCAGGTACTTTGAGGAGGGGATCAGTGGGCTTTCCAGCTCAGAGCCCAGGtgcccagcctgcccaggaACAGACCCCACTGCTGCCACCCCTGCAGAGACCACCCTGGCCCCCAGTGGGCAtcccctgctgcccagcacGGAGGTCAGGCTTTGCTCTGTCAGCAGCGTTGCTTAAACCACTTGGAGACAGAGCTCGCCCTGCCTCTTGCAGGTTATTTTTCCAGCACTCTTGTTTTGACTACAAAAATAGCAGTGCCAGCACGCCGGAGGGGTAATGCAAGAGCAGGAGGAAGTGGGGGAGGTGGCT
This genomic window contains:
- the LRRC43 gene encoding leucine-rich repeat-containing protein 43 isoform X1, whose product is MAAPGPRRLSAAFREHLRCLGLRDFPCGLGSWNKSRFSAHTSPSGQEEDEDLPLGEESPEALLELLRDPRSPWALPPGCDPQNQQLQDVAVQAPQLVHGTRVLQVFRSLRIVGKDVEEVDEDLLQLQHLEELILCANQISRVTSANLPRTLKVLELCCNAVADLQELCAQPPPQLQHLGLGYNRLCGPSQDKYLTADFWPNLISLDLSFNNLTELPGLVSQLSSLQKLRVLVLQGNPLALVPAYRGFVVDSLPQLSVLDDIHVGPDERHQFHGLARQPDLIRSEAQVVVSIGKIKGVPDPSALQGLEVGSEAPVITYSYCVTYEFAEGEEMEDGGSTEVTKIHQSPVVATLGADSSAWDTGGTKGQQESAATEESTAHAAHLFVTPGKPWADTIDCSYRKEHTAKDLVGLKDYLAAGTIVSVVEEKVLSWPADADSEETAVTNKKAGRGIKKDSAKGPVPRDKQKQKQQEKKKKKKPCELRSDPPIQRTLGSGRVSLEALLAAEDLVATVCDFGILITKQPLQPLSLEEKVDKKKGKEKSKKTKAESQASRKTTASAKGTLRRGSVGFPAQSPGAQPAQEQTPLLPPLQRPPWPPVGIPCCPARRSGFALSAALLKPLGDRARPASCRALTVFCAPSPCPQEGLQALQS
- the LRRC43 gene encoding leucine-rich repeat-containing protein 43 isoform X2 yields the protein MAAPGPRRLSAAFREHLRCLGLRDFPCGLGSWNKSRFSAHTSPSGQEEDEDLPLGEESPEALLELLRDPRSPWALPPGCDPQNQQLQDVAVQAPQLVHGTRVLQVFRSLRIVGKDVEEVDEDLLQLQHLEELILCANQISRVTSANLPRTLKVLELCCNAVADLQELCAQPPPQLQHLGLGYNRLCGPSQDKYLTADFWPNLISLDLSFNNLTELPGLVSQLSSLQKLRVLVLQGNPLALVPAYRGFVVDSLPQLSVLDDIHVGPDERHQFHGLARQPDLIRSEAQVVVSIGKIKGVPDPSALQGLEVGSEAPVITYSYCVTYEFAEGEEMEDGGSTEVTKIHQSPVVATLGADSSAWDTGGTKGQQESAATEESTAHAAHLFVTPGKPWADTIDCSYRKEHTAKDLVGLKDYLAAGTIVSVVEEKVLSWPADADSEETAVTNKKAGRGIKKDSAKGPVPRDKQKQKQQEKKKKKKPCELRSDPPIQRTLGSGRVSLEALLAAEDLVATVCDFGILITKQPLQPLSLEEKVDKKKGKEKSKKTKAESQASRKTTASAKGKRTNKDSAEPEEGRGLEAVPLTVEFQVQLLRWPSAAAQSPGSAAVAVGKAH